In Senegalia massiliensis, a genomic segment contains:
- a CDS encoding peptide ABC transporter substrate-binding protein, which yields MKKNKLLVMLLIFAMVFSVALAGCAGDDDTKESTDDPATEGENNDEGEDAGEEEMAEDQVLRINWQSEPPSLDPQISQDATSSRILNDTLEGMVRLDEDGVPEEGSAMAETWEVNEDGTEYIFNLRDAKWSDGEPVTAADFEYSWKRALDPETASTYAFMLYAIKNAEAYNSGDIDNADEVGITAEDEKTLKVTLERPDPTFLSKLQNSTFLPAREDKVKEWGEKYASEVEYLVSNGPFKVVEWEHENKLVMEKNADYWNAENVKLERVEGIMVNDPNTIMNLYETGELDWINVPSQYIEQYKDKLNTYPEASTFYYTFNTENEFFKNVKIRKAFGMAVDRKKIQEARTQGVVPPAWAFVPPGMPGPEGTTFREANGELLKDLGNGATAEEAKKLLEEGLDEIGKTVEDMKGIKFLTFDSENSLQRAQIWQQYWKENLGIEVGIDTATFKVKIDRENKKDFAFSYSGWIGDYNDPMTFMDMWVTDGPQNTAAWSNAEYDELIKTAQTTNDSEERMNAMLEAEKILMEELPVAPQDHSVAVLLENPKLKGVVRLPLQVTDGLYKAYFVK from the coding sequence ATGAAAAAAAATAAGTTGTTAGTAATGCTATTAATCTTTGCAATGGTATTTTCAGTAGCTCTTGCTGGTTGTGCTGGCGATGATGATACAAAAGAAAGCACAGATGATCCGGCAACAGAAGGTGAAAATAATGATGAAGGTGAAGATGCAGGCGAAGAGGAAATGGCTGAAGATCAAGTGCTTAGAATAAATTGGCAGTCAGAGCCTCCAAGTTTAGATCCACAAATATCACAAGATGCTACTTCAAGTAGAATACTTAATGATACATTAGAAGGTATGGTAAGATTAGATGAAGATGGTGTACCAGAAGAAGGTTCAGCAATGGCTGAAACTTGGGAAGTAAATGAAGACGGAACAGAATATATATTCAATTTAAGAGATGCTAAGTGGTCAGATGGAGAACCTGTAACAGCAGCAGATTTTGAATATTCTTGGAAAAGAGCATTAGATCCAGAAACAGCTTCAACTTATGCTTTCATGCTTTATGCTATAAAAAATGCAGAAGCTTATAATTCAGGAGATATAGATAATGCTGATGAAGTAGGAATAACAGCAGAAGATGAAAAAACTCTTAAAGTAACACTTGAAAGACCAGATCCAACTTTCTTAAGTAAATTACAAAATAGTACTTTCTTACCTGCAAGAGAAGATAAAGTTAAAGAGTGGGGAGAAAAGTATGCTTCAGAGGTTGAGTATTTAGTGTCTAACGGACCATTTAAAGTAGTAGAATGGGAACATGAAAATAAATTAGTTATGGAAAAGAATGCAGATTATTGGAATGCTGAAAATGTTAAACTTGAAAGAGTAGAAGGTATCATGGTAAACGATCCTAATACTATAATGAACCTTTATGAAACAGGAGAATTAGATTGGATAAATGTACCATCACAATATATAGAGCAATATAAAGATAAATTAAATACTTATCCAGAAGCATCTACTTTCTACTATACATTTAATACTGAAAATGAATTCTTTAAAAATGTTAAGATAAGAAAAGCATTTGGTATGGCAGTAGATAGAAAGAAAATACAAGAAGCTAGAACTCAAGGTGTAGTTCCACCAGCATGGGCATTTGTACCACCTGGAATGCCAGGACCTGAAGGAACAACATTTAGAGAAGCTAATGGAGAATTATTAAAAGACTTAGGTAATGGTGCTACAGCTGAAGAAGCTAAGAAGTTATTAGAAGAAGGATTAGACGAAATTGGAAAGACAGTAGAAGATATGAAAGGAATCAAATTCCTTACTTTTGATAGTGAAAACTCACTTCAAAGAGCGCAAATTTGGCAACAATATTGGAAAGAAAATTTAGGTATAGAAGTAGGAATAGACACTGCTACATTTAAAGTTAAGATTGATAGAGAAAACAAAAAAGACTTTGCATTCTCATATTCAGGATGGATTGGAGATTACAATGATCCTATGACTTTCATGGATATGTGGGTTACAGATGGACCACAAAATACTGCTGCTTGGTCTAATGCAGAGTATGATGAGTTAATTAAAACAGCTCAAACTACTAATGATAGTGAAGAAAGAATGAATGCAATGTTAGAAGCTGAAAAGATCTTAATGGAAGAACTACCAGTAGCTCCTCAAGATCACTCAGTGGCTGTATTACTTGAAAACCCTAAACTAAAAGGCGTTGTAAGATTACCACTTCAAGTTACAGATGGATTATATAAAGCTTATTTTGTAAAATAA
- a CDS encoding ABC transporter ATP-binding protein — protein sequence MAEKNLDNKKNLIEVKNLKKHFKVGRNQILKAVDGISFAIKEGETLGLVGESGCGKSTTGRTLIRLYDATDGEVIFDGMNVHKLNKKEMKNFAKETQMIFQDPYASLNPRMTVGDIIGEGMDIHNLRKGKERMKRIYELLETVGLNREHASRFPHEFSGGQRQRIGIARALSVEPKFIVCDEPISALDVSIQAQVVNLLEDLQKEMGLTYLFIAHDLSMVKHISDRIAVMYLGAIMELTSSNDLYNEPLHPYTQALLSAIPIADPEASKGRKRIILEGDVPSPINPPEGCKFQNRCKYAKDICRQKAPELREVKPGHYVACHLVE from the coding sequence ATGGCAGAAAAAAATTTAGATAACAAAAAGAATTTAATTGAAGTTAAAAATTTAAAAAAGCATTTTAAAGTTGGTAGAAATCAAATTCTTAAAGCGGTAGATGGTATATCATTCGCTATAAAAGAAGGAGAAACATTAGGTCTTGTAGGTGAATCTGGTTGTGGTAAATCTACTACTGGAAGAACTCTTATACGTCTATATGATGCTACTGATGGAGAAGTAATTTTTGATGGAATGAATGTTCATAAATTAAATAAAAAAGAAATGAAAAATTTTGCAAAAGAAACTCAAATGATATTCCAAGATCCATATGCTTCACTTAATCCTCGTATGACAGTTGGAGATATTATTGGTGAAGGAATGGATATACACAATTTGAGAAAAGGCAAAGAAAGAATGAAGAGAATATATGAACTGCTTGAAACTGTAGGTCTTAACAGAGAACATGCTTCTCGTTTCCCACATGAATTTAGTGGTGGACAAAGACAACGTATAGGTATAGCACGTGCTCTTTCTGTTGAACCTAAATTTATAGTATGTGACGAGCCTATTTCTGCACTTGATGTGTCTATTCAAGCCCAAGTTGTAAATTTACTTGAAGATTTACAAAAAGAGATGGGATTAACATATTTATTTATAGCTCATGATCTTTCAATGGTTAAGCATATATCAGATAGAATAGCAGTAATGTATTTAGGTGCGATAATGGAACTTACATCAAGTAATGACCTTTATAATGAGCCATTACACCCATATACTCAAGCATTACTTTCTGCAATACCTATTGCAGATCCTGAAGCATCTAAAGGGAGAAAGAGAATTATACTTGAAGGAGATGTTCCGAGTCCAATTAATCCTCCTGAAGGCTGTAAATTCCAAAATAGATGTAAATATGCTAAAGACATATGTAGACAAAAAGCACCAGAACTAAGAGAAGTAAAACCAGGTCATTATGTAGCATGTCATTTAGTAGAATAA
- a CDS encoding ABC transporter ATP-binding protein, translating into MARDKSKTLIDVKDLRVSFDTYAGEVQAVRGVSFYVNKGEAVAIVGESGCGKSVTAQSTMQLIPMPPGRIKDGQVMFNGKDLTKLTDKQMESIRGSEISMIFQDPMTSLNPTMKVGKQIMEGLIKHQRLSKAEAKKKAIEMLDVVGIPNPEKRVEQYPHEFSGGMRQRAMIAIALSCDPKLLIADEPTTALDVTIQAQILDLMKDLQRDFDTAIILITHDLGVVADIAQRVVVMYAGLVIESGTLDEIFYNGQHPYTWGLMRSIPKVNTDEKERLVPIEGTPPDLFSPPKGCPFAARCKYAMPICKEQMPEKTYLSEDHYVKCWLQHEMAPDVENPIKKGRE; encoded by the coding sequence ATGGCTAGAGATAAAAGTAAGACTTTAATAGATGTTAAAGATTTAAGAGTATCCTTTGACACATATGCAGGAGAAGTGCAAGCAGTTAGAGGAGTATCATTTTATGTAAATAAAGGAGAGGCTGTGGCTATAGTTGGTGAATCTGGCTGTGGTAAATCTGTTACTGCACAATCAACAATGCAACTTATTCCAATGCCTCCAGGTAGAATAAAAGATGGTCAGGTTATGTTTAATGGAAAAGATCTTACTAAACTTACTGACAAACAAATGGAATCTATTCGTGGTAGTGAGATAAGTATGATTTTCCAAGATCCTATGACGTCTTTAAATCCTACTATGAAAGTAGGTAAACAAATTATGGAAGGACTTATAAAACATCAAAGACTTTCAAAAGCTGAAGCAAAGAAAAAAGCCATTGAAATGTTAGATGTTGTTGGTATTCCTAATCCAGAAAAGCGTGTAGAGCAATATCCACATGAATTTAGTGGTGGTATGAGACAACGTGCAATGATAGCTATAGCATTATCTTGCGATCCTAAGCTTTTGATTGCTGATGAACCTACTACAGCTCTAGATGTTACAATACAAGCTCAAATACTTGATTTAATGAAAGATTTACAGAGAGATTTTGATACAGCAATAATATTAATAACTCATGACCTTGGTGTGGTAGCTGATATTGCACAAAGAGTAGTTGTTATGTATGCCGGACTTGTTATTGAATCAGGTACATTAGATGAAATATTCTATAATGGGCAACATCCATATACTTGGGGACTTATGAGATCAATACCAAAAGTTAATACAGATGAAAAAGAAAGATTAGTTCCTATTGAAGGAACACCTCCAGATTTATTCTCTCCACCGAAAGGTTGTCCATTTGCAGCAAGATGTAAATATGCAATGCCTATTTGTAAGGAGCAAATGCCAGAAAAAACTTACCTTTCTGAAGATCATTATGTGAAATGTTGGTTACAACATGAGATGGCTCCAGATGTAGAAAATCCTATCAAGAAGGGGAGAGAATAA
- a CDS encoding ABC transporter permease, protein MAELSKDKFVIEGKTASDAEAIVRPSLTYWADAWRRLKSNKLAIVSMGILIIIALFAIFAPMLSQYDSVTGDLLLTNEKPSGEHWFGTDELGRDLYVRVWEGTRISLFIGVVTALLNFTIGVIYGGISGYTGGNVDNIMMRFVEIIFAIPYLIWVILLTTVLPPGLLSIIVALSIAGWGGMARLVRGQILQIKEMEFVMAAKTLGADAGRIISKHLIPNTIGVIIVSITFAIPSAIFSEAFLSYIGLGIPVPDASLGALSKDGTRMLLLEPYQLVFPSVVISLIMLAFQIFGDGLRDALDPRLRQ, encoded by the coding sequence ATGGCGGAATTAAGTAAAGATAAATTTGTTATAGAAGGAAAAACTGCTTCTGATGCTGAAGCTATTGTAAGACCATCTCTTACATACTGGGCAGATGCATGGAGAAGATTAAAATCAAATAAATTAGCTATTGTTTCTATGGGTATTTTAATTATAATTGCATTATTTGCAATATTTGCACCAATGTTAAGTCAATATGATTCAGTAACAGGTGATTTATTACTTACAAACGAAAAACCAAGTGGTGAACATTGGTTTGGTACAGATGAATTAGGAAGAGATTTATATGTAAGAGTTTGGGAAGGAACTAGAATATCATTATTTATAGGTGTTGTTACAGCTTTACTTAACTTTACAATCGGTGTTATATATGGTGGTATTTCAGGATATACAGGCGGAAATGTAGATAATATAATGATGCGTTTTGTAGAAATTATATTTGCAATACCTTATCTTATTTGGGTTATACTTCTTACAACAGTATTACCTCCAGGACTTTTAAGTATTATAGTTGCATTATCTATTGCTGGATGGGGTGGAATGGCAAGACTTGTTCGTGGACAAATACTTCAAATAAAAGAAATGGAATTTGTAATGGCAGCTAAAACTCTTGGAGCAGATGCAGGAAGAATAATCTCAAAGCATCTTATTCCAAATACTATAGGTGTTATAATTGTTAGTATAACTTTTGCAATACCTTCAGCAATATTCTCTGAAGCATTCTTAAGTTATATAGGCCTTGGAATTCCAGTACCAGATGCAAGTCTTGGTGCTTTATCAAAAGATGGAACACGTATGCTTTTATTAGAGCCATATCAATTAGTATTTCCATCAGTAGTAATAAGTTTAATAATGCTCGCATTCCAAATATTCGGTGATGGACTTAGAGATGCATTAGACCCAAGACTAAGACAATAG
- a CDS encoding ABC transporter permease, producing MGRYIIKRIFFMIISIWLIATITFFLMHQLPGDPLASGGKRLEPEIRRNLEAKYGLDKPLIVQYGYFLKNAVKGDFGLSMVYKTRTVNDIIMEAFPKSMTLGLWAVGIGLFFGLTFGIIAALNNKGFFDYFVIILAVVGVSVPNFVFASLFQYVFGRELGWFPVAGWNGPVYMILPVLALGLRLIAYQARMMKTNMIEIMGSDYVKTAKAKGLSKTAIVIKHVIRNAILPIITLLGPLIASIVTGSFVIERIFAIPGMGKFFVDAVNQYDYTLILGTTLFYAMLLIFMVFVVDIVYGFVDPRIRIDE from the coding sequence ATGGGAAGGTATATAATTAAACGTATATTTTTCATGATTATTAGTATATGGCTTATAGCTACAATTACGTTTTTCTTGATGCATCAATTGCCAGGAGATCCATTAGCTAGTGGAGGTAAGAGATTAGAGCCAGAAATACGTAGAAACTTAGAAGCAAAATATGGTTTGGACAAACCTTTAATTGTACAATATGGTTATTTTCTTAAAAATGCAGTAAAAGGTGATTTTGGTTTATCGATGGTGTATAAAACTAGAACAGTAAATGATATAATTATGGAAGCATTTCCTAAGTCAATGACATTAGGACTTTGGGCAGTAGGTATTGGACTCTTCTTTGGACTGACCTTTGGTATAATAGCCGCCCTAAATAATAAAGGATTTTTTGATTACTTCGTTATAATACTCGCGGTTGTAGGGGTTTCGGTACCTAACTTTGTGTTTGCATCGCTATTCCAATACGTTTTTGGACGGGAGCTTGGGTGGTTCCCAGTAGCAGGTTGGAATGGACCGGTTTATATGATTTTACCAGTACTTGCATTAGGTCTTAGACTTATAGCTTACCAAGCTAGAATGATGAAGACAAATATGATTGAAATTATGGGTTCAGATTATGTGAAAACAGCTAAAGCTAAGGGATTATCTAAGACAGCTATAGTAATAAAGCATGTTATTAGAAATGCTATACTTCCGATAATTACACTTCTTGGACCACTTATTGCATCAATAGTAACAGGTTCATTTGTTATAGAAAGAATATTTGCTATACCAGGAATGGGTAAATTCTTCGTAGATGCAGTTAACCAATATGATTATACACTTATACTAGGTACTACGCTTTTCTATGCAATGTTACTTATTTTTATGGTGTTTGTAGTAGATATAGTATATGGTTTTGTTGATCCAAGAATAAGAATAGACGAATAG
- the gatB gene encoding Asp-tRNA(Asn)/Glu-tRNA(Gln) amidotransferase subunit GatB, producing MSYKTIIGLEIHSELSTNSKIFCSCTTEYGGDPNTHCCPICLGLPGSLPVLNEKVVEYGIKAGLAFNSNIANHTKMDRKNYYYPDLVKGYQISQYDKPLCEGGYIEVDTENGKKKINLTRIHIEEDTGKSIHSKDGGTLLDYNRAGVPLIEIVSEPDMNSPEEAKQFLEKLKSVLQYIEVSDCKMEEGSLRCDVNINIVDEETGKKSTITEIKNLNSFKSAVKAMEFEQKRHIELLEKGEDTVRETRRYDDLKGETISMRTKEDASDYRYFPEPDIVDMEISNEWIENIRKSLPELPEDKMNRFIKQYDLPEYDAEVLTASKNLALFYEDTVSHSVDFKTASNLIMGDILRRLKDEDMEVEDMRFSSKEFADLIKIIDSGKISNKIGKKVLREMFEEGKDPNKIVKEKGLIQINDEGEIEKIVDETLDENPESIEDYKNGKDRALGFLVGQVMKKTRGKANPGIVNKLISKKLNS from the coding sequence ATGTCATATAAAACTATAATAGGACTTGAAATACATTCAGAACTCTCAACAAATTCTAAGATATTTTGTTCATGTACTACAGAATATGGAGGAGATCCTAATACACACTGTTGTCCAATATGTCTAGGGCTTCCAGGTTCACTTCCTGTATTAAATGAAAAGGTAGTTGAGTATGGAATAAAAGCAGGTCTTGCTTTTAATTCAAATATAGCAAATCATACAAAAATGGATAGAAAAAATTATTATTATCCTGATTTAGTAAAGGGATATCAAATATCTCAATATGATAAGCCTCTTTGTGAAGGTGGATATATTGAAGTAGATACTGAAAACGGAAAAAAGAAAATAAATCTTACTAGAATTCATATAGAAGAGGATACTGGGAAATCTATTCATTCAAAAGATGGTGGTACATTATTAGATTATAATAGAGCAGGTGTTCCATTAATAGAGATAGTTTCAGAACCGGATATGAACTCTCCAGAAGAAGCAAAACAGTTTCTAGAAAAGTTGAAATCTGTATTACAATATATTGAGGTTTCTGATTGTAAAATGGAAGAAGGATCTTTGAGATGTGATGTAAATATCAATATTGTTGATGAAGAAACTGGTAAAAAAAGTACTATAACAGAAATAAAGAACTTGAATTCATTTAAATCAGCAGTAAAAGCAATGGAATTTGAGCAAAAAAGACATATTGAATTATTGGAAAAAGGTGAAGATACTGTCCGTGAAACTAGACGTTATGACGATTTAAAAGGTGAAACTATATCTATGAGAACAAAAGAAGATGCAAGTGATTATAGATATTTCCCTGAGCCTGATATAGTTGATATGGAAATAAGTAATGAATGGATAGAGAATATAAGAAAAAGTTTACCAGAATTACCTGAGGATAAGATGAATAGATTTATTAAACAATATGATTTACCAGAATATGATGCAGAAGTTCTTACAGCTTCAAAAAATTTAGCTTTATTTTATGAAGATACCGTATCTCATTCAGTAGATTTCAAAACTGCAAGTAATCTTATAATGGGTGATATTTTAAGAAGATTAAAAGATGAAGATATGGAAGTTGAAGATATGAGATTTTCATCAAAAGAATTTGCGGATCTTATAAAAATTATAGATAGTGGCAAGATAAGCAATAAGATTGGTAAAAAAGTTTTAAGAGAAATGTTTGAAGAAGGTAAAGATCCAAATAAAATAGTAAAAGAAAAAGGGCTTATCCAAATTAATGACGAAGGTGAAATAGAAAAAATTGTGGATGAAACATTGGATGAAAATCCGGAGTCAATAGAAGATTATAAAAATGGTAAAGATAGAGCACTTGGATTTTTAGTTGGTCAAGTTATGAAAAAGACACGTGGTAAGGCTAATCCTGGAATTGTAAACAAATTAATAAGTAAAAAATTAAATAGCTAA
- the gatA gene encoding Asp-tRNA(Asn)/Glu-tRNA(Gln) amidotransferase subunit GatA: MDYNELSITRLKDKLESGEVTSVDLIEEYFKRIEKYDNSIEAFLTLNKEEALKKAKEIDEKRKNGEQLGYLAGIPVAIKDNISTKGLKTTCASNIIKDYIPPFDATVIENLKNADAIIIGKTNLDEFAMGSSTETSAFQITKNPWDISRVPGGSSGGSAAAVASQMAPFSLGSETGGSVRQPASFCGLVGLKPTYGLVSRYGLIAFASSFDQIGPFTRNVEDAAIVMNVIAGYDKMDSTSVKREKENYLDGLKNDIKGLKIGVPKEYLEGLEGNVKSQMEQSIKTFENLGAEVEMMSLPHSGYGLETYYILAPSEASSNLARFDGIRYGNRSSNYNNTEELFVKTRSEGFGEEVKRRIMMGTYCLSSGYYDAYYKKAQEVRTLIKNDFDKAFEKYDILISPTTLSTAFKIGEKNDDPIAMYQSDKLTVGVNIAGVPAISIPCGLSDNMPIGLQIIGKNFDEAKILNVAYNFEKEINFKQTPDLGGVK; this comes from the coding sequence ATGGATTATAATGAACTTAGTATCACAAGATTAAAAGATAAATTAGAATCTGGAGAAGTAACGTCTGTAGATTTAATAGAAGAATATTTCAAAAGAATAGAAAAATATGATAATAGTATAGAAGCTTTTTTAACATTAAATAAAGAAGAAGCGCTTAAAAAAGCAAAAGAAATTGATGAAAAAAGAAAAAATGGTGAACAATTAGGATATTTAGCAGGAATCCCTGTAGCAATAAAAGATAACATTTCTACAAAAGGATTAAAAACTACATGTGCTTCTAATATAATTAAAGATTATATTCCACCATTTGATGCTACAGTTATAGAGAATTTAAAAAATGCAGATGCCATAATAATAGGTAAAACTAATTTGGATGAATTTGCTATGGGATCATCTACTGAAACTTCAGCATTTCAAATCACAAAAAATCCTTGGGATATTTCTCGTGTTCCAGGAGGTTCTAGTGGAGGTTCTGCAGCAGCAGTAGCTTCTCAAATGGCACCTTTTTCATTAGGATCTGAAACAGGAGGTTCAGTACGTCAACCTGCTTCTTTTTGTGGGCTTGTAGGTCTTAAACCAACATATGGACTTGTATCTAGATATGGTTTAATTGCATTTGCATCTTCTTTTGATCAAATAGGACCATTTACAAGAAATGTAGAAGATGCTGCTATAGTTATGAATGTTATTGCAGGATATGACAAAATGGATTCTACTTCAGTTAAAAGAGAAAAAGAAAATTATTTAGATGGATTAAAAAATGATATAAAAGGACTTAAAATTGGAGTACCTAAAGAATATCTAGAAGGATTAGAAGGTAACGTTAAAAGTCAAATGGAACAATCTATAAAAACATTTGAAAACTTAGGTGCAGAAGTTGAAATGATGAGTCTTCCTCATTCAGGATATGGGCTTGAAACATACTATATATTAGCTCCTTCTGAAGCAAGTTCAAATTTAGCTCGTTTCGATGGAATAAGATATGGAAATAGATCTAGCAATTATAATAATACTGAAGAGTTATTTGTAAAAACTAGATCTGAAGGTTTTGGAGAAGAAGTTAAAAGAAGAATTATGATGGGAACTTATTGTTTAAGTTCTGGTTATTATGATGCATATTATAAAAAAGCTCAAGAAGTTAGAACTCTAATAAAAAATGATTTTGATAAGGCATTTGAAAAATATGATATATTAATATCTCCTACTACACTTTCTACTGCATTTAAAATAGGTGAGAAGAATGATGATCCTATTGCTATGTATCAGTCAGATAAATTAACTGTAGGAGTTAATATAGCAGGAGTACCAGCAATATCAATTCCTTGTGGATTATCAGATAATATGCCTATAGGACTTCAAATAATAGGTAAGAATTTCGATGAAGCTAAAATATTAAATGTAGCATATAATTTCGAAAAGGAAATAAATTTTAAACAAACTCCAGATTTGGGAGGTGTGAAATAA
- the gatC gene encoding Asp-tRNA(Asn)/Glu-tRNA(Gln) amidotransferase subunit GatC, with translation MSITKDQIKHVAKLSRLEFKDENIEDFTSKFDSVINYVEKLKSVDTTGVKPTYHPHSDIKNVMRDDVVKESLERDKIMKNAPESENGYIKVKKVID, from the coding sequence ATGAGTATCACTAAAGATCAAATAAAGCATGTTGCAAAGCTTTCTAGACTTGAATTTAAAGATGAAAATATTGAAGATTTCACTTCAAAATTTGATTCTGTAATAAATTATGTAGAAAAACTTAAGTCAGTAGATACTACAGGTGTAAAACCTACATACCATCCTCATTCTGATATTAAAAATGTTATGAGAGATGATGTGGTCAAAGAATCACTTGAAAGAGATAAAATAATGAAAAATGCACCTGAAAGTGAGAATGGTTATATAAAGGTAAAAAAAGTAATAGACTAA